GATATCGATTTTTTCGTTTATCGATGTTAATGATGAATGACAGAGCTCTCCGAGAATCGCCGATTCTTTTGGATTCACAGGAATAACCCTATAACCCTTACTCTGAAGGTAAACGGCGACGCCATAGCTTGGCCTGTGCTTATCAGATGAAAGCCCGACTATTGCGACTGTATTAGAACTCCTTAAAATATCGTCCATTTTCAAACCGAACTCCTAACCCCCGCCCGTGGCCAGCATCACTTTCACCTCGTCGCCGTCTGAAACCTTATCGCCGAGAGAAGCCTTTTTCTTGTTCACGCCGATATGCACGTAGGTAGCTACTCTGCCGCCCCTGTAGAGCCACCTCTCAAGCTCGGGATATCTGTTTTTTAAAGCATCGATGCACTCTTGCACCGTAGCTCCATCGACCTCGACCACTTCATTGTCATCGGTATACTTATGAAGAAGCGAAGGGATGAGTATTTTAACGCTCATTTTCGACTCCTCTTGCGCTTCTGCTCGCCAGAGCCGCAAACAACGCACTTTGGATTCCTTGCTAAATCTTCACACGCAAACTCCATAGAATCGCCGTTGAAATACAGCATTCTGCCTTGAAGCGTCTCGCCAAAACCAGCGATGAGCTTGATAGCCTCCATCACCTGAAGCGAAGCCGCTAAAGCTGGAGTGACGCCGAAAACCGGAATAGTTTCCTCGGACTCTGGCAGGGTCGGGTAAATACAGGCGAGGCACGGTGTCTTGCCGGGAACGATGGTAGTTACTTGACCCACCAGCCCGTTGATGCCGCCATGAATCAATGGAACCCCGTTTCTGACACACGCGGCATTTATTATGAACCTTGTCTTGA
This portion of the Dehalococcoidia bacterium genome encodes:
- a CDS encoding MoaD/ThiS family protein, producing the protein MSVKILIPSLLHKYTDDNEVVEVDGATVQECIDALKNRYPELERWLYRGGRVATYVHIGVNKKKASLGDKVSDGDEVKVMLATGGG